CTCTTAGCTTACCAAGTCTGTCTTGGACAAGGGAGTTTAGAAATTCCTCCAGACAGTAACCCTAAGGTAAGGAACTGACTCTGGCAACCCACTACATCAGGCTCTCTACCACTTTGGAAGCTGCACACATGCCAGTGGTAAATGTTGGCATTTGTTAAGTAGAACCCACTTTGTGCTAGACTTCTGCACTGTAGCAGAGATGGAGAAACTACTACATGTACTTATTTTAAGTGCTATGGGCAATTGCCTTAAACAAAGCAAGGCTTGATAAAGTTCTACACATGAAGCTTCTTGTATTCTACAAGTACTCACTCGCTCCAGGTGCCTGTGCAGGCTCAATCTTGCAGGACCCTTCAAACTCTTAATTCTATACTTGTCCAAATGCTTATTCTGCAGCAAAGGGTTCAGTCATCTCTGTTACTGGAACCCACTGATGGAGTAATCACTGCATGAACGTGCTTTTTGAACTCTGGCCCTGCTCTAAAACCATTCCTAACAATGTACCTTACTGCCATCCTTATCACATGGCCATATACAAAGTCTTGTTTGAGCGAGAGAGTTTGGAATTGGGTCACTAACCCAATCTGGCATGGGGGAGAACAAGATCACATCTTGAGTTCTTAAAGCCAGTCCATAAAGGACCTACTAGCTACTGGCAGGCGCATCATTTTTCAGCTTTTGGAGTCTATGGAGTTTCCATAACTAGGTTAGGCACTTTCTCTGGATCCAGTCATTGCTTGTCTAGTAAGTGAAATGGGGCCAGGTCTTTCAGGTGAACACCCTTCACACTCTAGCTTCAGAGCAGACTGAGTGAGTTAGGTTGCTTGTTCAGACCACTATCTATCTTCTAAACATGAATGCTCTCAAAGGCAAATAAATCCTTTTAAGGCAACATTTGCTTAAACTAAGCCATTTTGCTTCTACTGTGGCCATCCCACAGGGAGAAGAAACCAAAGCTACAGCCAGCCTCCCCTTGATCCttgtcctttttaaaagtctctctGCCAGCTGCTAGCCAAAAATAACCTCTATTCCACACCATATTTGTGCAAGGGACCAGCAGCATTTCAGAAGCAGGTCAAGCCTCCTACCCTGCTGCTAGAACACAACAGTTTTCTCTCAGCAGACAACTCACCACTCTTACGACTAATGCATATAACTCAACTGAACCGGGAATGCCTTctgcacattttttctttcctagaCAAAAACAGCAGGAAAAGCCTTGGGCAGACATGTCGCCAGCTGCTCAGGGTCTTTCAGGATCCCTTGTTGTGGCCTCTGCTGTATTTTCAGTCTCCTGCAGAACTAACAAAGGGCAACTTTGTCCTGGGACCAGTCTTGCGTTACCTCTCCATCAGCTGGCACTCAAGCAGGGTCAAAGTGTGCAACATCGAGGACTGGATGAAGAGCACCTTCCAGAGAGACATCTGCAGCACACACGAACACATTGTCAATGATTTTTTACTCCAGGTTTGCAACAGGTAAGCCCTTGGGGTATGAAATGGTTTTCTAAGTGATGGATTGCATATTCAGGCAAGTATAAAGATTTTAGGCTTTACCTTTTGCTGTGCTCAAACAAAATGTGATTCCTGTTAGGCATGCCCAGGAGTATACTGCTTTAGAGAAACAGCAGTTTTACCAACACACATCTTAAATACTCTTTAACCTTTGTAGCTTAAACTACAGTATCAAATTTCTGCAATGATTTCTGAGCTCATGCAGCTCAGCaactattttttaaatgaaaatccaAATCAAATCTGCCAGGTCAGAGGGCAGTTTCTGTGCTGGTCTATTTCCATAAAGAGCTTCCAATGGAGATGCTTAACTGCctgaacattccaagcatttTTCGAATAACTGGTCTTTCTTTCCTGCTAACACCAAGAGGATCCCcccatccctcctgccttctccttttATCTCACAGAATGAAGATTAACTTTCACTGATGAGACCTAAGCAGCTTTAGAAGGTATACAGACATGCAGTCACTCTGAGACACTGAACACGCATTTTGCTTTCACAAATTTTCACTCTGACAGCACACCAAGTGACAGGCAAACAACTTGGAGAAATCTCTAGCAGCTGCCTTCTTCAGAAGTAGGAAGAGACACACAGAGGGAACTACGCAGCAGCATTGTTCTTGCCCAATAAAACTTAAGCTGCTCAGCAGAATTTGGTTCTTCAGTCTTAACCAACTCAATTGAAGGAACACCATAACCCCTCTCTGCTTTACCAGCTATTACAAAGATTCCCGAGCTGCATTCTCAAACAGCTCCATACCAACTTGTACAACAGTCATCCAAAAAACTGCAAGTACACACAATTCTCAACAGCCAAGTCTTGTTTCTGTGTATGTGGTTTTGTAGTCTGTCCTTATGTGTATTCTGTTCTAATGGGCTGAGCTCTTAGATTGAGTGTGCTGGAAAGCCTGGACCTGTTGCAAGTATTAAGtgttaaaacataatttaacagggAAGCTGTGTCAAAGGCAGACACAATGCAGGAAAGCAGACCAAGGTACTTTAGAGGTTTCTTCACCTGTAAAGGGTGAACCTGCTTTGGTTTGCAAACTGGGAATGCTTTCACACTTAGGACAGCCACTCTAAAGGAACAGGTGGAACACTTACTGCACTCTACATATGAAATAATGAGGTGAGGCTGTCATTCCAGAATGACAACCCTGATTTATGGAGCCTCTTGGCCACCTGCCCTGCTCACCTGGGCAGCTGCACAGAAACTTAGTGTCTCTTTACAATGTTCTCCAGCAACAAAGCCATTACCCAAAAAAGCTTTCTAGACTACTCTTGCATCTACTGGATTGCAAACACAATCTTAAGTACTGCCTCCACTTGTTCTCATGCTGCAAGGAGCTAGGAACCAGAGTTTGGGAAGAACAAGCCATCAGGGAGCTGGGTTTAGGGGATTCTCTCTCAAAGCAGGTTGATGCTTCATCACTAACCTAGTGCTCATGCTTTCAGGTGCCCAAACCTGCTGTCCTTAACTCTCTCTGGATGTGGCCATGTCACTGATGATTATATCACCCTGCTTCTCAAGAGCTGCTCCTACCTCAGGACTCTCCAACTGGAAAATTGTGTCCAGATCACTGACCAGACTTTGGAAGCTGTGAGCCTCTATGCGGACTGTTTACAAACTCTGCATGTGGACTTTTGTAGGAACATAACCCAGGCTGGTTTGCAGAGAATCCGGAAAAAGTGCCCATCAATAACTTTGAAAGCGGAGAGAAGTGCAAACATGATCCCAGACAAAAAGCCAGGCACCATTTGGGCATCTGAAAGAGCATTAAAGAAACTGCTGTGGCACTAGTAAGAGGAGCAGCCAAGGTCTCCTTGGATTTTATTTATGTGCCTATGTGTGTCTGAAATGTTGTGTCCATGCAAGCATCTATACACTATCAGATGCACAACCTGGAATTTTGTTGCCCTGCATGCCTAGAAGAATTATAGGGATATGTTTCATTTTCCAAATTACCAAGGGATTGTACTGTGAGCACAAGATACTTCAGTGTCAGAACATAAGTTTGTTTACATGCAGTGTGGATTTAACTCCTTAAGTTACTGAACAAAATCAAAAATTTTCTGACTGAATTCCACACATGTAAACAGCTTACAATATTGTGACAAGTTTGCAAACAATTTATAATAATTTTTCTATTTTCAGCAAATGTTCTAAAGTCTAGAAATGCTTAGTCTCAATTAACTGGCGTTTAtctccaaaaatacatcaaaaatTTGCAAAGTGCAATTGCATCTCAGTCTCTATCATGTTCATTACATTtctattgaaataaataattttgtgtaaataaataattttgggTAAACAAAATATCCATAACTCAGTACTTTTGCCTTAGTGTGCCAAAACGTCCTGGAGGCATCCCTTACATTTTGCACCCCTATTGGGTTGCCCTTCAGcgttaatatatttaaaatgaagagCAGATGTAGAGAATGCAGCATACTGGCTCTCTCACTGGCTCCACCCACCCCATCTATTGCAACATGAGTATCTTAACTGTTTTTCTCCATGCAAGGGTGAGGGACTTATCTTTTCTAATCAACTGTGCCTGCTGATACTTTGTCCCTGAGATTCCTGTATTTGGAACTGAAGCTGCACTTTTTGTACAGAATGGGACACCAAGGATCAAATTAAGTTTATGCAGAATCTTGGAAGTTTCTAAAACCaatgaacacatttttaaaataggaGCCTTTCTTGACCACCTCACATGCCTGCCACACAAAGCACCTCAGTTATCACCAAATATTTTAACCATCAGCAATAGGTTGTTATCCCATATGGGCTATTCAATACCGAGATCTACCTGAGCAGGCCCACAAGGACAGCTGGTTCCTCTTTCTGGACTTAGTCCTCTCCCTTCTCTGGCAAGTAGCTTACCTATTTCATACCTGTTCTCACCTTAAGAAGAGAGAAAATTAACAGGACAGAGACCCAAAATTGACAAACCACAGGCCTGGGTCAGCCCCCACTAGAAATACAAGTAAAGTGCCAAAACATTAAATAGTAAAAATCATAATTCACTTCttccatttgttttattttctctgcaTAAGGAACCCTGCACAGGCAtttcaaattaaaacaaaaataaatataagaataTTCATGTAAAACTGTCCTTTCTAATGAATTATACACAATGTACAACTCATGTTCACTGGGAGGGCTTACAAATGTACCATTCCCAAAAGAAATGCACCAGAAAGGCTCCATGCAAACTTATCAAAAGTGAACAAAAatataggtggggagggggaagaagaaaaaacacacccCTTACTGATCTCACTTTTTTGCATGTTTTTTGTTTACAGTCACAAAAAATAAACACATCTAAGTTTTGTTACATTTAGAGGAACTAAAAAGGTGGCCACTGTTTATGTTTCTAAGACATCTATCCTTACCAGAAAATGGCATCAACATTGACATCTGACATGGGGCGCTATTTGAGAGAAAGGTAGATGATTTTGTCCACAGAGTTAATAGTCTGTGTCCGAGCCCTCAGCGTTGTCCACATTGCGGGACAGCATATAATTGTCCATATCTATAGACCTGCAATTGTTGATTGCATAGCGCAAACGCTCGGCCATGATTAGCTGACTGGAATAGGGTGGGAGCCTCAGTTGAAAGAAACAAGTCTGTGAGGTAGGCAAGCTGTCGTAAGGCTGTGGAGAGAGAAACAGAAGGCAGTTATGAACACACCAACCACGTTTCCAAAGGGTGCCATCTCCAGTTCTGCCAATTTCAATTTGGAAGGGGCTGGATCTTTCAGAGCCTATCTGGATACTTTTGTGGGAAAATTCTAGGCTTCTCCAAGAATTATCCCCAAAACCTGGGAAGCTCCTCCAGTTTTCCTCCTCCATACTTAAGGGGAGGAAAATGGCAGACATGACTGTTTCCAGCTCTCTGCAATGAAGGCTTCTGATCATGCAAAACAGAACAAAGATCCTGGCCCAATTAGGGCTTTGCCGCTGCACACCAGAAGCTGCTTACTGGCCCTCCCCATGGGCTGGCGGAGATGCCTGCACCGCATGCCCCTTCCTGTGTGGGTGATTTTCTGCTGGTGAAAGTTGCACAATCAGTTTATTAGTTATTCAAGTTTGCAGGGCTTTTTCCAATGCAGAGCACAACACTTTTGTACATGCTGATTTTAGTACTCTCATCTCCAGAAATTCTTTACTGGTACTGACCACTTAGGATTAGCATATACCTAAGCAGTATAAAAGCATAAAACCCTCATTGAATAGATGCATGACTAGTGTTGTCTATGGAGGTACTCTCAGTTAAGTGTGCCCTTTTCACTGTTGCCTCCAACTGTCAAAGGATTAAATGAAGCATCTTACCCTATCGACCTTCATTATTTGGAAACGCTGAGAAATATCCGCTGTGTTTGCCGGCAAGCGGGATCTTCCTGACACGAACCTCATGAAAAGAACTCGCTCCTCATTTGAAAACTCTTCTAAAGTGTGCCAGAACCACAGAACCAGCTGGTGCTGCTCATCTACCTCTCGGTACCGCACAACCTTCTTCAGGACTTCCACAGAGATTTCTGGCATCCCACAGACCATTTGCTCCAGCTGTTTGGCAGTAAGCAGGGATAACAAAGGGACAGGGACTATCCAAGACATCCCTTCTCGCACTGCAGCCACCTAAAATACACCGTTTGGGTAACAGTGTAAGTATGCATTTGGCAGTACAAAGCAATAATGAAAACCAATGTATGTTCAGGTGGCAGAGTACATGTTCTAATGGATGGCTGTTAGCTCAtgtacctaaaaaaaaaaaacacacctctcaAAAGGGAATACAACAGCAGGGATGCAATACTAGCTCTGTGACCTTGTTTGCAACTACCTGAGGAGCCATAAACATGGCATCGTCTGTTATTGCTTAATTTTCCCCCACCCAGAAGCTCAGGCTAGTGAACATGGCTCTCTTTGCTGCCCAACCTCCTGTTTCCTCACAACAATTCTGAGGGAGGCTAGACTGAGACACTGCAACTAACTCAAGATTCTTCAAGAGTTTCATTGCagatttgaacctaggtctcCCCAAGTTCTAATCTAATCCCTATCCATGCTGGCTCTCTACCGTGGTGTATTTCACACAAGGTTTGCTTTATAAGAAATGTCCACAACATTTGGAGGTTACCCATTTCCTGTTTTGAAATACCATTTGGCTACTATAAATAACTCAACATTGCAATCCTTCTGTAATCCTTTCAGAGTCAAATATAAAAAAGGGTACAAAAATTCCACCAGTAGTCAATCGCTACATTCTGATAACTGCACTGAGTTTTTGAACTGCACAGAGCTTACAGTTAGGAAGAACTTGTTTAGTAGTGGGACTTGAGAGCAGGTGTACCCATCACCAGCACATGCTGGATTAATCCAAAGCTCTCTCCTTGCATCTTTCCCCAAGACCAATGTGACAACACCTCTCTTACCACAGCTGCATCTTCAACCATGTTTTAGATGCTAGTCTGACTAGAACAACTGTTGAAGGCAAAACCTATGAAGCAGTAGTATTAATGAACTAAGCAGGCTCAAATGTCAGGCAGCCCTAGCCACCAGAGTGAAGGCAATGCTGGGACAGCGAGTCCTTCAGCCATCCTTGACTCCTGCCCCAGAGCACGGATTTATGCAGAGTGTTAGAGTCTCTGCCTTGTTCTTACTATCCCGTTGCTCCCTCTAGTGGGGACTGTTTGAGCATGAATTTCAATGGAATAAGACGCCTGCCCAGGAAACAGGCACGTGGAATTCACAAATCATGGCGGGATAGTGGCTGAAGGGTAGTACAGCTCAGACTTTTAGTAAATTCCACATATTAGCTTCTAAGGTATTAAGCTTCAAGTGATAAAATCAAAGGTCTTGTATACAAGGTTTCACACTCCTAGTTAATGCAAATAAGCCTGAATTTATCCTTTCACCATGAAGACAATATGATTCTCACCTGACGGTCCATTTCATGGAGTCTGTACTCAATGGCCCTCTCCACGTATTCTTTCCTGTTTGAAAAAGTAAGTGGGATACTATTCCCACCAGGGATTATGGGAACCATTTTTCCATCAGCACTCTGGCCAACGAAAGAATCCAGAGGAATCATCTaacagaaaaacagaacaaaagatcAGACAGGGTCTAAATTAGTTGTGACAGCAATAGGCACATTTGTCTGCCCACCTGAGTTGGGGGACAGGTTTTACATTTTATCACAAAAGTTTTATGTGGGTAAGGGAAGCTGAAGTCTCTTGCTGTCTAAGATATTCTCCCAACCTGGCCAAGATACAAGAGAGGGACTGGACTAGGGAGCATGTACAAAAATGAGAATATTGCGAAAATGCAAAAATAGTCAAAGGGAAAGAGTCAAGATGGTAAAATATACTCTGTTTCACAACTAAAGGCTTTTCTGACATTAATTCTGTTCTCAGAACTAGAGGAGGAACACCAGAATATGCTTGATCTTGGGTTTGGTAGATTCCATTCCCCAACTGGCACAGCAACGGCAGAACTTCTTCCACATAGAACCACAGACCTTATTAGTGGAGAACTTCCTATATGTCAATAGGGTCTTAAGGACGCCCTCAGGATAAACCTTCTTAACTAGCTCCTCCCGTTCAAATGCCAAGCCTTCAGGAGGAACATGTCTGGTCTTGGATGCAGCAGGGGATCCTGACTCAACAGGTCTGGCCTGGATGGCAAGGCCCAACCCAGATAGGTGGGTAGGGCCAGAATTCCCAGGAAACAAAGTCTGTTCGGCCAGTGAGAAGCAACTAGTATGACCTCTGCCTGGAACTGCCTGATCCTCCTGAGCATGACTGCAATAAGTGGAAGAGGCGGGAAGGCATATAGTAGCCCGGTTGGCCACGGGCTCTGAAGAGTACCCAAACCCTCTGCCCCTGGGGAGACAGACCTTGCAAAGAACCTTGCAGTCTGGGAATTTTCCCTGGTGGCAAAGAGGTCCAGAATCAGGGTGCCAACCACCTAGCAATCAGGGAGAAGACCTTGAGAGGAAGCTGCCACTCTGCCTAGTTGAGTGTCTGATGACTGATCCAGTTCACAGCCACGTTGGAGCTTCCCGCGAGGTGCTCCGCTTTCAGAGAAGCCAGGTGCCCTTCTGCCCATTTGAGCAGCCTCCTTCATCAGGCTCCTTGACCACGTGCCCCCCGGCGGTTGACATACACCTTCACTGTTGTGCTGTCCATCCAAACCAGAACATGAGCTCCCTGTAGGATGGAACTAAACCTCATGAGGGCAAGACAGATGGCACGGACTTTGAGCCAACTGATGCTGTGCTCATGTTCCTCTGGGGACACGTCCCCTGAGCCAGGTTGTTCTGGACATGTGCTTCCCAACCAAGGAGGCTCACAGCAGTGGTAACTATCATTCTGCACAGAAGCTCCAGGCTGATTCCTCAGGATAGCCTGTCCAGCTTGAGCCACCAATCCAGGCAGGTACGTAGATTATCAGTGACCTGAATGGGCACCATGGTCTATGAGGCGTAAGAACAGTCTGAGCAGTTCCTGCAAGGGGCGAAGTTGGAACCTGGACCAATCCACCACGTCCTGGCAAGACACCATTAGACCCAGAAGGGAGGCCAGCTCCAGGAGCAGCGTACTTTGCGCTGACCTTGTGTGTTGGAGCAGTCACTAGATAATGTTGGCGTTCCagagagaaagaaatgggaaACTCCTTGGTGTCCACTAGAAGGCCCAGGTGTTCCAATTGCTGTTGCGGAGTCAGGTAGCTCTTCTCATTAACAAATCCATGTCAACGCAGTACCTGCAGAGTGGCCTGAAGATCCCTCTCCTCACGGACAAAGGAGGGGGATTTGATTAGGATATCATCAAGATATGGGAAGACAGCAATTCCCTGTTATCTCAGGGATGCCACTAGCGCCATGAGGATTTTCACAGAGACACAGGGCACTGCCATGAGACTGAAGGGGAGGGCTCTGTATTGAAAATGTCACCTCCCGTAACAAAATCTGAGACACTGCAGATGCCGGGGAAGGATAGGAACATGTAGATAGGCCTCGGATAGGTCTGTGGAAGTGATGAAGTCCCCTTCCTCTAGGATAGCCATGATTGACTTCCAGGCCTCCATCTTGACCTCTTCTTGACTAAGAAGCAGTTCAGACACTTGAGGTCTAATATGATTCTCATGTCCCCATTCTTCTTCGGGACCAGGAAGAACACCGAGTAGACTCCCTTGCCCCTTTGGTTCCGTGGAACCGGTTCTATCACCCAGATATCCAGCAGGTGTTGGATAGCCTGCAGCTTCTGTTGGTGTTTGGAAGGGTCCCTGGAAATTGGGAGTTGCCAAAACCTGGTCTGTGGATGACTGCCAAGGAGTATCCTCACGAGGCAGTCAGGACCACCCAGGCATCGGAGGTGGCAGCCTGCCAGCGGTCTGCGAATCCAAGCAGGTGCCCCCAATATGGCAGGGGGAGTCTTCTGGCCTGGCATAATAACCCCCTTGGGTCCTTGGAGGGCTTGGATGTAGCCTGCCCTCTGTTAGAGGAGAGTATGCCTCTAGGGAGAGTTGGGAATTTGTCCACCTGGACCTGAATTTTTGGTGGGGCTGGTCATGTCTGCGAGGACCACTGCTGAAGGAATGAAAAGAACTATTAttccccttggggggggggggatccttttTGACAGATGGAAGTACCTTTCCGTTTGTCCTTGTTCTCTACCAGCAGTGGATCCAAGGCCTGGCCAAACAATTTGGAGCCCTCAAGAAGAATGCCTACCAGACTGAACAGAGAGCCAGCACTGCCATCCCAGTGACGGAGCCAGGTGTTGCGCCTGGCGACTACATTGGAGGCCATGACTCTGACATTAAGTTGCATTGCATCGAAAGAAGAGTCAGCGGTgaaggctgctgccagggagatcTTCTTAAGGCAGCTGTTGGCCTTCTTGAATAGACCCCTCTCTGCTTCAGCTAGATCCTCTGCCCAAAGGTAGGCAGATCAAGACATGATTGAGGTGGAGGCTGCTGCTCTGAATGCAAAGGAGAAGGATCCGAAAGTTTTCTTGAGGGACGAATCCACCCTCTTATTGCAGCTACCCTTAGGACCACTCTCTCCCTCCGAAGGCAATACTGCAGAGGAGGAAAGGGCCACAAAGGGCGCATCCACCAGGGGAACCTTGAGGGATTCCATCACTGTGTCTGGTAGAAAGTACAGTCTATCAATTAACCTGAAATTGTGCTTTAACTGCCCTGGTTTGCTCCATTCCCTATCCAGAACATGTTGGAATGAGTCTGGAAAAGGGACCACTTCTGGCTTGCTTGGCCACTGGGGGAAAGGTTGCCTGGGCTTAGCAGAAGCTGGGTCTTTGTCGGGGTCAGACAGAGGAAGGGTAGAAAGATTGAGGAATTGAGATGCTTTCTCCATCATTCTGGGGAAAAATCGACAGGGAAAAGCCTGTCAAATTTGTGTCCCAAGTCTTCCTCTATGTCCTCCCAAGACAGCTCCCCCTCCTCgtcagaagaggaggctgaagaAGAGGATAAGTTAAGATCCTGGCAGGAATGGGCTCTGTGCTTGCCCTTCACCTTGCCGGATCAGGACCCCTTTTTCTGCTGCGCGTAGATTTCTTCATGCGTTTGGAAGGGGGGGAATCACTGGTGGAGTCAGAAGAGGACCAAGAAGAAACGGAGGCACGGGACCTTTTACATGGTTTTGTTGCCTCCTTAAAGGTCTTCTTAATAAAGGAAGAGATTCGAGTCCTCATAGCCCCATCCACAGCCTCCCTCACAATCGCTGCAATAGACTGGGAGGGCTGTGGAGTGCACAAGGCTCCCTGCTGGGAGGGACTTGGTTGGGCCACTGCGCTGCAGGGAAACCCCTTCTCTGGCCTCTGAGGGGTTCCCGCTTCCCCCTGAGGGCTGGGACTTCTACCCCTCCCATTGCATAACGAGGCTCCCAGGGTCCCTGCACCTGTTGTCATGCTGGTCCTGAGGGCACCTGGGATGCAGCTGCAGACTCCTGGGTTCCCTCTGTTACAGTGGGGAACTCTGGAGAAAGGGCGCAGGTGCACTGGTTTCCCACATGCAAGCCGCCGTCGTGTCAAATGTTCCGGGGCTCAAGGCCGCTCCGGAGGCCCGCTGAGGCTTCAGGCATGAGTGGGGAGCACTGTGGGAGTGTTCCCGGGCAGGGGAACCCTCACCCTTGTGCTGCTACTGCGGCTCAGACTGCAGGGCTCGCCAATGGCTGCAGGCGAGAGGGGGAGTGCAGCGGggacgttccagggcagggaggcgCTGCAGCCTCCTCTCTGCTCCAAGGCCTCCTGCGTAGATGGAGCTGTAGGTGGGCGGCTTGCGCGCTAGAGAAGGGTGGCTGCTGCGCAACTGAGGCCTACCGAGTCTGCCATGTGGAACCAGAGAGGCCTAGAGTAGAGTAGGAGAAGCAAACTAACAGAGCTCTCTGGAGCTCTGTGAAAACCCGACCAGTTCCTATGGGAACCAAGACCGGACTGGGTTGGGAAGCCCTCCCACCAGAGGAGGAAGCACCAATCAAATCCAGCCCTGTCTCATGTGGTGGGAGGGGCATATCCACACAGTGaagaatgccccccttcccattCCAGAGAATAGGTCTTGGGATCATACACTTGCCTCTCCATAGAGGTGGGAGTGAGGAAAAATTCTAGAAGGCAGCACAAGCACCCAAAGCCCACTCACAGCCTCACCTGCATCACATTGCAGCTACTAATAAGCAGCTGCCCTAAGATCCTGGATCAGCAACATACATGCCTTTATGTCACTCCACAATGAGGGAGAAATGTAAGAGGTAGATACTGTGCTGGTTTGGGCAGTCAATATATCCCATTCTAAGTATTCCTGTCCTGTCAGATCTTGGGGCTGGGCCACTAAGGTGCTATTATGCAACACTAAAACCCTGAAGTTGTGGCCACCTCCACATCTGTATAGCGATGGCCACTTCCACATCTGTACAGTGATACCATCATTTAACTACTATGTATTATCCCAAATTTTCAGCTATCTTTCCTTTCACACCC
The DNA window shown above is from Tiliqua scincoides isolate rTilSci1 chromosome 8, rTilSci1.hap2, whole genome shotgun sequence and carries:
- the FBXL22 gene encoding F-box and leucine-rich protein 22 gives rise to the protein MHITQLNRECLLHIFSFLDKNSRKSLGQTCRQLLRVFQDPLLWPLLYFQSPAELTKGNFVLGPVLRYLSISWHSSRVKVCNIEDWMKSTFQRDICSTHEHIVNDFLLQVCNRCPNLLSLTLSGCGHVTDDYITLLLKSCSYLRTLQLENCVQITDQTLEAVSLYADCLQTLHVDFCRNITQAGLQRIRKKCPSITLKAERSANMIPDKKPGTIWASERALKKLLWH